GCGCCGGAATATTGTGTGAAGCCCATTCGTGGGTTACTGCGTTAAATGTACCATCACCGTTATCATAAAACTCTACGATTTCCGACCACTTCAAAGGCTCCCCATCAGCACCCGTAAAATAGTAGTAGCCGTCTTTGAACAGATATTGATATTGTCCATAATTCCAATAATCCGGATTGTCGATATAACCAACGCTCTTATGCATAACACTAATTCCAAAATACTTGTCAACAACATCGAATATGGTACCAGCTGAAATTTTTAAATAGTAATGCTCACTGTCAGTTACGTTAATTATTGCGTTATAGTTATTCAGATAAGTATGCCAAATTGCAAACTCAATGAGCTGCTCATCTGCATAATCAGCAGCATCAAAATTGTCAAACTCTAATTCGCTGAAATTGCTTAAAAAGATACTTAGCTTTTTGTATTCATCATCAGTAAATGACTCAATTATATTCTGAGCTGCCGGCATAGAAGCTGCCGGCTCTGAGTACGATTCCTGCCGGTTGTTTTGTGATTCGGCGAACGGAGCTCGCAGCAAATCAAAACGCGTATAGGGAATAATCAGCTCACTTGCTCCTGCAGCATAGTAAAATGTATATTGATTAAAATAAATATGTACACCATCTTCGGCAAGCCAGAACACAGCGTTTGCAGGGTTACACTGTTCTTTGACAGATTCCACATAGTAATTTATATAACTTCCGGAATCGTAGCCTTGTGCTGCTTCAGCCAAGAATTTACCATCATCGCCCCGGCTTGACTGATAGGCAATGTACTCATTATAAAGAGTTTCCTGCACCTGGTTTTCGTCAATAAGCAAGAGATCCGATATTTTCATTGCCTTACCTGTACCGCAATCGAAAGTATGACCCAGATAATCAAAACCTCCGTGAGGTCCGAGTCCGTCCCACTCCGAACTGCCAACAAAAGAAAGATACTGGTTCTTGCGATAACTTTCTTTCCACGTAATTTCCGATCCCCCGACTCTGCCGTTATTTGCCTCCTCATATGTATATCCTTCGCGGCTGTAATATGACTCAAACAGCCATTCTGAATCGCTCATGGTGCTCTCTGCCGGCAACTCATCTTTAAAGACAGCGTTCATACTTGTTATCCGTTCGCCGGTTCCCAGAAATACCGGCTGGTTGCTTTCATCCCGCCAAATCAATACTCCATCATCAGCACGCAGTTCCGTATAATATGTCTGTTTAATTTCATATTCAGGGATAAGGAGTTTGTAATAGCGTTCTGCAATTTTTTCATTTTCAGGCAGCTCATCAAGTCCTTGCCGCAAAATATCTATTGCTTTATCCTTATCATCAAGTGCACTGTAAACATCGGCAAGTCCAAGATATACATCTGCATTTCGGGGATCGATATCAATCATATCCCCGTAGATATCCGCTGCAGCTTTCAGATATTCATGGTCATCCGGCAGCTGCCCCAAACCATCCTGCAATACAGCAATCGCCTTATCGGTATCGCCTTTCGCTATGTACGTCTCCGCTAAACCCGTATAGCCGCGTGGATTACGGGGTTCGACCTTTATCAGTTGATCAAAGCAGACTACTGCTTTCTCATAATTCATTTCAAGCAGGTACTTTTCACCCAAATCGAGCAATTCTGACGCTGACATTTTTTCAAGTGATTTCGAGCAAGCAG
The nucleotide sequence above comes from Lacrimispora sp. BS-2. Encoded proteins:
- a CDS encoding tetratricopeptide repeat protein — protein: MKRTLALLITIAVLVTVCAACSKSLEKMSASELLDLGEKYLLEMNYEKAVVCFDQLIKVEPRNPRGYTGLAETYIAKGDTDKAIAVLQDGLGQLPDDHEYLKAAADIYGDMIDIDPRNADVYLGLADVYSALDDKDKAIDILRQGLDELPENEKIAERYYKLLIPEYEIKQTYYTELRADDGVLIWRDESNQPVFLGTGERITSMNAVFKDELPAESTMSDSEWLFESYYSREGYTYEEANNGRVGGSEITWKESYRKNQYLSFVGSSEWDGLGPHGGFDYLGHTFDCGTGKAMKISDLLLIDENQVQETLYNEYIAYQSSRGDDGKFLAEAAQGYDSGSYINYYVESVKEQCNPANAVFWLAEDGVHIYFNQYTFYYAAGASELIIPYTRFDLLRAPFAESQNNRQESYSEPAASMPAAQNIIESFTDDEYKKLSIFLSNFSELEFDNFDAADYADEQLIEFAIWHTYLNNYNAIINVTDSEHYYLKISAGTIFDVVDKYFGISVMHKSVGYIDNPDYWNYGQYQYLFKDGYYYFTGADGEPLKWSEIVEFYDNGDGTFNAVTHEWASHNIPAQYERRKFWEQLIHPDDVLEGAVAGGSHTAVIAPYAYGGKDTYKLLRWTAK